The following coding sequences are from one Methanosarcina sp. WWM596 window:
- a CDS encoding DUF2180 family protein, whose protein sequence is MLKCYDCLEENKDTEAVGVCIVCGKGLCMEHIKQVEFPMKGGGYPLPHKTLKKGLPRMLCKECIDNILGDGFCV, encoded by the coding sequence ATGCTGAAATGTTACGATTGCCTTGAAGAGAATAAGGATACTGAAGCAGTAGGGGTTTGCATTGTCTGCGGAAAGGGTCTCTGCATGGAACATATAAAACAGGTAGAATTCCCAATGAAAGGAGGAGGATACCCGCTGCCTCACAAGACACTAAAGAAGGGCCTTCCACGGATGCTGTGTAAAGAATGCATTGACAACATTCTTGGAGATGGGTTCTGCGTCTAA
- a CDS encoding carboxymuconolactone decarboxylase family protein — MTEHKEIIESMGEKMGFTPQILETLGDLDPEFLHKYRRCDHKILTDGALPAKMKILMALAVVASKQCESCTMSQMKSALKNGATKEEIMETMEVIFITSGAPAVAACRDALKMLK, encoded by the coding sequence ATGACAGAACACAAAGAGATTATAGAAAGTATGGGAGAGAAAATGGGGTTCACCCCTCAAATTCTGGAGACACTTGGAGATCTTGATCCGGAATTCCTGCACAAATACAGAAGATGTGACCACAAAATACTGACAGACGGAGCTCTTCCGGCCAAGATGAAGATCCTTATGGCCCTTGCAGTGGTGGCATCAAAGCAGTGCGAGTCCTGCACTATGTCCCAGATGAAAAGCGCGCTTAAGAACGGGGCTACCAAGGAAGAGATCATGGAGACAATGGAAGTTATCTTCATCACCTCTGGTGCTCCTGCCGTAGCTGCTTGTAGGGATGCTCTCAAAATGCTGAAATAA
- a CDS encoding desulfoferrodoxin family protein, with translation MVEGKINKPADPKNLTEGDKKHIPAIYVPKTIVAGKPFDVIVEVGLIPHVMEEKHHIEWIELYLNDNKIGKVELSLRKNKKAEATFTIEADKSLAGKESKLHALEHCNIHGTWEEFMTIKMS, from the coding sequence ATGGTGGAAGGAAAGATTAACAAACCGGCGGACCCTAAAAACCTGACAGAAGGAGATAAGAAGCACATCCCGGCAATCTACGTGCCAAAAACCATCGTTGCCGGAAAGCCTTTTGATGTAATTGTTGAGGTGGGACTTATTCCTCACGTGATGGAAGAAAAGCACCATATCGAGTGGATCGAACTCTACCTCAATGACAACAAAATAGGAAAAGTAGAGCTCTCCCTGCGCAAAAACAAGAAAGCTGAAGCTACATTCACAATTGAGGCAGATAAATCCCTGGCAGGAAAGGAAAGCAAACTCCATGCTCTTGAACACTGCAACATTCATGGGACCTGGGAAGAGTTCATGACTATCAAGATGAGCTAA
- a CDS encoding desulfoferrodoxin FeS4 iron-binding domain-containing protein: MAVSRKGEKYRCEICGNEVTVTEVGGGTLVCCGEDMILIEE; encoded by the coding sequence ATGGCTGTATCCAGAAAAGGAGAAAAGTACCGATGTGAAATCTGCGGTAATGAGGTCACCGTAACAGAAGTCGGGGGTGGAACGCTTGTTTGCTGTGGAGAAGATATGATCCTCATAGAGGAATAA
- a CDS encoding DUF2180 family protein produces the protein MKCYECAIEGKDTDAVGICIVCGRGVCKDHLIHEETPVWEGDYPIELKPDQEHIKRIVCLPCHEALKENCLFNEVC, from the coding sequence ATGAAATGTTATGAGTGCGCCATAGAAGGCAAAGATACGGATGCTGTGGGAATTTGTATTGTATGTGGGAGAGGGGTTTGCAAAGATCATCTTATCCATGAGGAAACCCCGGTCTGGGAGGGGGACTACCCGATAGAGCTGAAGCCCGACCAAGAACATATAAAAAGAATTGTCTGCCTTCCCTGCCATGAAGCCCTGAAGGAGAACTGCCTGTTTAATGAGGTTTGCTGA